The DNA region CACATTGGGACACTGTGCACACAGAGCcttgttttcatgtgcatttgGTGGCATCCTGTGCCACTGTGGGGATTTGTGCTGATGTGACAGGATGCTAAATGCTGAGTGAGGGGACAGGCGGGGAGAATACAGGTCAGAAAGCCACTAGTCTGTCTGCGTGCTTCCAGTGTAAACAATGATTGCGACTTATCTAAACTAAGGATTGAATGTTTTTCACACAGAGTCCACCTATGAGGCTTGTGCTCCCGGCTGCTGGTAGCCTGAATATATCTACTGTCTTTCTCAGCATTTAAGTAGGTCTTCTGTCCCGGAAAGTATCTAAGCTGCTCGGTCATGTGCGCAGCGCCTCTCAGCATTGTACAGTAAGCCGAGGCGACTCGTAGCAGGCCTCTAAGGCAGCAGACTCCCTCAGCAGAAGCTCTGCGGCTCTTTCTGTCCCCATCTCAAATTTACTTCTCTCAGTTTGAAGGTGTCCCATCCTCTAGCTCAGATATtcagcatacagtatatttacgCTGCTTAATCACctgatttcagtttttcaggTTTGGACAAATAATtattctgtaaaataaaaaaagcacttttcaATTACCTTTCAAAAGAGGCATTTGCATGTTTAAGGCCCAAATCAAAGATGAGAAATGATTTTGTTAGATGTGCAGCAGCCATTATGATGCATATCCAGTCACATGGTTTGTCTCCCATCCACGCATGACTACCTGAGGTGCACTGAAGTGGAAGAGCCTGCTCGAAGTAAATGTTTGTCAATGTATTATCCTCTACCTACGGAATCCAGGCAAGCAGAGTATCTATAGGGATGAAACATCAATAACATCTCTGCACCTGGCCCTTTAAATATACCATTACAGGTGTGTTTGAGGATTACACTACCAGGTTTAAGTACGACCTGGTTAAATTCCACACGAAATTGAAAGCATCATTATCAGACAGGTACATGCATCGGTCAGATGACAATATCGTGTAGTCACTTGACATGAGACTGGAAAAGTGTCTGCATTATCAGGATCAGGATGATGACAGCTGCTGGCTTTAGTTGAGTCATCCACACTGTCAGGATGTGGTGTGTCCAGGTGGAAGCTGAGGCCCGACCTGCTGGTCTGATCACAGCAAAGAATAAATCTGTAAAGTCACTCCAACATGTTGACATAGCCAAGTCATGCACGCTGATCTGGCCAGTTCCTGATCATAGTCGTGATTGAACAGAGACATTGCTATCTGGCCTCCTGGGCCATCACATTTTCACGAACAGTGTTCACATATGGTGGCGAGATGCTCAGTTGTGTAGACCAGCACTAAGCAGGCTGTGGTGATTTAAACAGCCGTGGCCAGCAGTCTGTTTCCTTGTCTGCAGCGAGGCTGCATATTAAGCAGGTTTCCCTTGAGCGTGTGGCCGGCTAATAGCTCCCTTCCCCGCCAACACATTATCTGTCAGGTGGTTACACTTAGGTTAACTAGCTAGCCAGCATATGTTAGCTAGCAGCAGCTAACGAGCGACGGATGCAGATTGTACCGCATCATTGTATTAACCGAAGAAACGGAGCAACGTTTGCGGCGGTTAGTACAGactgctgctcagctcagcGCCTaaacagcagctctcacacagcATTTCTCTATACTCATGAAAAACAGCGTTAACCACCTACTTCTAGACGGAAGCTGGATGACAGAGCACACAAgcctaatgttagctagctgtcGCGGCGCAGCGTCCAGCATCAGACAGCTGATGAATGGAGGGTAACGTTAAAACACAGCAGCCCAGCCCATACTCACACTACTATCCTCGAAATAATCCAGGATACCATCTTTGCTGGACCGCCGGCCGTGAGCCTTCTCCGCTTCTAGGAAATCTAGTTAGTTAGCTAGCGGGCTAGGTGCCCCCCATTCCCGTCCTGGACGCGGTTTGTTGTGATGTGAACCGGGAGGCTGCGCTGTCAGGTGGGCTAGCGGAGGatgtgctgcagtctgtggcTCCAAGCTGCTCCGCTCCGCTCTCCACCGCTGCTGGGGAGACGGGATCTTAAAGGGCCAGCGTCCCGCTGTGAAATGACTCATTTTaaggttacaaaaaaaaaaaaaaaaaaaaaaaaagtgagagcTAGGCCACACAGGACTGATTAACATCGTGTTTACCTGTTTTTTCTTATGCAATGCAGATGTCAATACTATATGTACGACTGGAGGTATGCGTATGTCTTTTTTCTGGCTTGTATGTCTTGTGTAActgttcaattaaaaaaaagaaaaatatgagcATGTATCACCAGTAAAACACAATCTGATATATAAtagtgtgttgtgttcacattTGTAACAAGTTTAAGATACAGTTAATGGAAAGCCATGCAATATTTAGTTGTCCAGTGCCTGTTTTATGATGATTTAGAGCTGTAAATATACCAAATATTATTAACGCTtgagaaagcaaaaacagcaatGTTAAAATTAGTTAAAGCTGGAAACACACTAAACATATTCACCAGCACATGGGACCTTAAATTTAGATATGACATTCAATTTGCTTTAAATGTTAATATTggctgtttttattattattattttagactgaatattactgtttggaaaaaaacaaaataataaacagatgaattattagttgcagccctaattcAGGCCTGTCATTACTACCCTGGTTGCACACACTTAGAGGTTTTGTgggtaaaaatgacaaacaaacagtagtTTTTGTAAACTTTATTGTGAAAAATCAAAGACTGCTAAGATCAATATATATATTGATACAATGTTAATGGCCAGTAGTTCTGTTCAGCTGCAACTGTGATTTTTGAACAATGTTGTTGGAAGTCTGTAGTTCAACCCAAGAGACAAAGATagctgaccaaaaaaaaaaaaaaaactgccctGGCTGAAGTCCTCCTGATCATTACCTTATGGtgtataaaaagaaaagacttctTGCTCtaaaagtaaaataagaaaacagaaaatacaaaactTTGGTCTGCTTCCCTCACTGGCTGCTTCGCAAATCAATTTCaaccacagaggacagaagcaaTCAGCTGTTAAAAAACTCCAACAAAAAAATCTACAAAAACAGGTTAACCTCGCTCCTattgaagaaaaataatattgACGTCATCAAAATAGGAAAGTTAGCCCAGTACTCACATTTTGTCAGTCACTTATATGTTAGCTGAACCTCTGCTTCAAAGGCACGTCAGCTTTTACCTCCCTTACTCTCACATCTTACAtatacaatgaaaacaacagaacaaacacactgaccttAAATACAGAGTTAatccaacaaaaacaagaaagaaaactggGAAAACTAGACAAGTTTGAGTGAACTGTGTAACGGCGATAAAGGACTTCCTTCATCGAATCGCTGACTAGCCCCTCCCCGTCTAATCCCTCCCCAAATCAAATGTTCTCTTTCCCCAAACACAGACCTTCACTGCCCCAAATAAAACCTACGCTCTATCTTCGTACTCTGCCCTCTGCAGCTTGTACTTGTGTATGTAGGCATGTaatgcatactgtgtgtgtgcgtcgtGGAGTGGTCGTCAGAGGCTGGTTGTTCTGAGACAGCGCTGAGTGAGAGGAGCTAAGGGCGTTTAGGTTCGTGCGCCTTCAGTGTCCCAACAGCGTCTTTCACTGCGTGATAGATGATGTTTTTCacctgagggggaaaaaaaaaaagacgacaGAAAAGGTCTGTTAAACAAAGACCCACATGGACATTAAGTGAAGAGTGGCCTACTGCTTAAGAATAAGATCATTCTCTAGTTGAATGCATCCAGGTGTGACACTAAAACTCCATGAGAGAGAAGCGCACCAACCTGTAGCTTGTCTTCGTGGTTTGTATGAGTGGTGGACAGGTGTCTGAACTCCTGTGTCAGTCTGAAACAGTGCCTCACATGCTCAGGAGACACAAAGTCCTCTGCCACCTTGATACAGCTGTACAGATTGTGCACCTGAGAGGGAAAGAGCAGAGAATGAACAAACACGttgataaaacaaaaaaaaaaagataaacatgGATCCTGAATCATTAGCCAGTCATAAATTACACTATGCATATCTAATAACTGGATATCTATAGCAAGGTTTCTTCTAATAACACACGTCTGACCTGGTGTGGAGCTCCAGCAGGGATAAATACGGCATCTCCAAGGAACTGTACAATGGCCCAACCCTGGACACCATACTCTTCATAAAGCCTGCGGCGGAGGACCTGGTCCAGGTACCAGCTCTGGTCGTGAATGGGGTCGTGGTCTGGAGGGTTCTCTTGACCTTGCTCCTCTCCCACCTATCACAGATATGGACAAACTATGTCATAATCTGAAGCAGTAAGTACAATAAACAAGCATGTGGTGGCGGGAACAACCAATCTGGATTAAGATTTACATACATTCATATAACAGATCTCTTAAGATGGGAAGGTTAGTCCACATAAAGAGTTTTCTGAAGGGGAATCTGATTTTTGTGGGTGCATTAGACTGCTGGAATCAGGCAACAGGTAATGAACCTTTCATTGTCTTTGTAAGGGACCGTGGGTCTGAGGTTAAAATGTGTTCCAAGTACAGCCATAAATACTACAGCTCCAGAGATCAGATGCTATTTTAAACAGAAATCTATTGGCTGCTGACCTTGCGGAGCAGTTCTCGGATCTTCTCAGCGTCCTTGGCGGCGTAGATGTGCCAGAGGGCTCCAGGTTTCTCTTTTCCCTCGTACACCCTCCTTTTCGTCATTTCATCCACATCGCCCTCCTCAATGGTGGTCATGACCTCTGGGGGAccaaacataaacaacaaagcacacacatacaggacaccAAATGGTCATCAGCAATGCATTTCCTCTTTAAGTGGTCTTGTGAATTAGGTTCTGGGATGTGACTGATTCCACATTACTCGAACACAGCTGCTTTTTCATTATTCCAGTTTGGTGACTGACTGGAACTTTCAAGATACATCTGCAATTCTCATCTTTCATGGCATAATTCTTAAACTGAATTAATGTACATTTATCATAGTGTTGGACAAAAATGGTGCAAAGCTGTAATTCTCAACTGGTGCCTCATGATCCATGAGTGGGTCACAGGTCCATTATAATAAGTGGACAGCAGGATTGTTGGCCATAATAGTTTTATTCTGAAGCGCACTGATTTTCCAGAGCTTCTCTTAAAATAGTGTTTGTAGCTATATCATGTGGTTGTCATGACACAAACATCCCAAGCAGCAGACTGGCATATTCAAGTTTTTCTCCAAAGAACAGTGAAAATTGGTTGAAACAAAGTATTACAACCCTGATTGCAAAAAAATGAGGTTGGGTTGTGACTGAAGACAAATGTGGATCCTGTGGCTGGACCAGCTGAGAACCACTGGTGCAAAGGAAGGGACGAGTTACAGACTACACAATCACATTCACTGACACAATGTTCACATCCACAGCCTAGGGTTGTTCATACAGAGCAGCTAACGCCTGATAATATACCGGTCTCTCATTGTACTACTTAGTTATTCAGAAAGATTATTAGTGAAACAAACATATTCTTGACTAATGTGTCTGCTTCTGTTGACGGCTCAAAGCTGTTTCTTCCCAGTGTTTCTCTTTACTGCCGAGCCACGCATATGCATGTAGTTCTAACCCAGTGAGGAAACTTATAttacatgttgtttgtgtgaACTGGCAGTCATTATTATTTGGTCACTCATAAATGATTCCTTCACAGCTATTAGTTCCGTTGCCAGAATGTATCAGTAAGGATGTGCCGGTCAAATCCGCTGGTGCTAAGAAGAGGCGTCGGTGTATGAGGACAGTATGTCTGTGGTCATACTGACAGGCGTGTGTCGGTGTCACTGTGATGAGTGACAGGAAGCTTGCAAGGGAATAGGGAAGCCAATTCTAGATGCCCTTCATTGAAACTTTTCTCCCGCAGTGTAAGGACCAGAGCACAGCTCAACCAAAGCTAACAGGAACTAAAGATACTCCCAGTGAAGCAACTATATGAAAACTTGTTTGAACTCCATGTCAATTCATGGAATACATGTTGGTGCACTGAATGAACCCGAAACAGTACACATTTTAACCCAATCCTGAAAGCTACACAGAAGAAGATGTCAGGATATCTAAACGGGCAACAACAGAAATTTCACTTCCATCCATTATTCATTTAAAGTGTTAATGAAGGTTGCATTTACATAGAAATGTACGAATCATGCCACAGTGAAACTAACAGATAGTGCTCTGGCCCCTACTTCACGGATAATAACAGAAGGATGGGGGTGGGGTGAAGAAGGGGAGTTAGTCAAGAAGAAGGGCATGCTACTGGAGTGATACAATTGAAAGTCTACAGACCTTGGCGTCCAGAGATATCTGCCTCTGTGAATGAGAAATTTTGCCACAGCGTAAATGACTGAGACCCACGGAAGGGTTTTTTCACGGTCCAATCCAAGCCAATCAACCCTGGAGCAACTACAACAGTAAGAAGCATGATGTTCGCGAAACAGCTGTGAAAGTACTTTTTAAGATTGTTCAGGAGGGTTCAGTTAGATCAGGGCTGCCCAAGGTGGGGCTTGCAGGAAAGAGTTGGCCCACCATGAGGTTCAATTTGGTCTGCCAGATGTttctaatgaaaataaataaaatgtaaaaacaatgacTATAAATGCTGTTTATACTGTTTTTTGTGAGGTAAAAATTCCCTTTAAATATGCGAGAGCCTAATAATTAATTATTTCTCATAATGTGAGCATGGTGGGCAGAGTGACATGCGCAGGAAGTCTGTCAATTAAGGGAACTTCGGTTCCTCTAACTGACAAGTTCCATTCTTGCATCTTAACAATACAACACAGTCAATGTTTGCTTTTGGCCCATGGCCCACCATTAACTTTCAGTTTTGGCCCTCCAAAGGAAAACAGCTTGGGCACCCCCGTGTCAGATGAAATACGAGTGATGACTATAGAGTGCCTGAAATGAAAATCTGCATGTAatattgtaaataaaaacatgtctaCATTATCAAATTTTCATCAAATGTAATTTAGTAGCTCAATTAGCAGTGTACCATACAAGTGCTGTGGAAGAAAGGGTTAGTTATTACATGAGAGtgagaacgagagagagacaaagtgtgtgtttaaatcCACTGACCTTGCTCCTGGTCTCCCTCTCCTTCGGGGATGCCAACATAGACCATGACGTTGACAGCATCAGAGACATCCAGATGGAGGTTAGTGGTTCCCACCTTCCTGTCTTCAGATGAGATTAAGCCTGAAGACAATGAGGgagaagatgaaactgagaaATATATAACTGGGATGGTGGAAGAGAGAACGTGTTTGAGTTGACTGGGAACGACAATTTTCTGTCAGACACAGCCAAACCTTCTCACCATAGGCATTGTACATCTTAGGTCCAAGGTCAGGACGCACAAAAAAGTTGGGCAGTCGGGCAGCAAGGTTGAGACGACCATCTCTTTTTGTGTACTCGGGCAAGGGGAGGTTATCCATCAGGTCATCAAACCTGGGAAAACGTTGAAGAACAACAAAGTCagatttgcatgtgttttgtacTTTTAAAATAATTATCGGCTCtccaaaaacactaaaaagtaATACATAagttatatatatgtgtgtgtgtgtgtgtgtgtgtgtgtgtgtgtgtgtgtgtgtgtgtgtgtgtgtgtgtgtgtatgggtgtgtgtgtatatccatccatccatccattttctatgccgcttatccctttcagggtcgcaaggggggctggagcctatctcagctgtcaacaggcgggaggcagggtacaccctggaccggtcgagtacccggagagaacccacgcatgcacgggaagaacatggggccttcacacagaaaggcccgacccgggaatcgaaccgaataaaattcttgctgtgaggcacgcacactacctgctgctccactgtgcagcctgtgtgtgtgtgtgcgtgtgtgtgtgtgtgtgtgtgtgtgtgtgtgtgtatgtgcgcatgcgtgcgtgcgtgtgtgtgtgtgtgtgtgtatatatatatatattatctTACATGGGAAATAACTGGTTCACAAAAAATGGTTCTGCATTCATGGCATATGTGGAATTTctcaaacattaaaatatgctTATTCCATATATTTACAATTTCATGATGGTGCAAACACGAAGGTAGCAAAATTCCATATAATTTGTAAGGTTGGTAACAAAATGTGTTCGACACACAAGAAGCAACATATGTCTGGGTTGCTTACCGGGTGGGCATCATGTCCCTAAAGTCTTCACCTGGAGGCCAGTCCTTCAATTTCAGCACCATGGGATTGCCTTCAGCATCTTGCAGTCGCTCTGCATTCACAGAAAAACTAATTAGTTAACATTTCTGACATCAGAGGCAAGAGCAGCTAAAATAACACGGTGGCATACAATATCAATCAATTAGGTCAAACAACAAGTGACAGTCATTTAGGAAAAACTGTTTGGGCACTCACTGGAAATGACCTGGAAGCCGTCCCAGAAGTCTCGCACCTTCACATCAGAGATGATGGCACAGTTTCTACAGTTGACCAGGTCTACATCCTGGTCTCCAAACTCTTTACTGAAGGCATCGGGCTTCCACAAATGACCTTTCAGACGTTTATCTATCCCCGACACCAACACAGGCtggacacagaggagaagagattaGACAGTGCTGTAGCTCATGGTTCTTGAGCAGCAATCTTTCTTGTTCTGCAACAGAAGCCTCAGGAGTCAGAATACAAATTATGGTTCTTACTTGTCCCTGCTTCCAGCACTCTCTGAAGATCTTccagttgttgctgttgctgggATCCTGTAGGCAGAGGAGTCGTCCGTCACAGAGCCAGGAGTGTGAGGTATGTGGTTCCAAAACACTTAGGCCCATTACTCCGTCTTTGCGTCCCCCCAACACACCAAGCTCGCCACCCTCAGAGACCCCAGTCCGACGGCCTTCTGCCTTTTTGGTCTCCACAACCGAGGCAATGATGTGATCCAGGAAGTTCGGGAGGCTGCTCTTCAGCTTGTCACTCtgtcagaaaaaagaaacatttttgatTGCCCAGCAAGTACCTGTAGTTCCATTGGAATAATATGAAGTATAAGCCTTATCTTGACTGACTCACTTTATTCTGATCTTAGGatacactgactgactgacttgcATGCATTATTTCATACATTATTTGAAAattgagagaaaaaagatgagGCAAATATGGAacttaaacataaaaataaataaaaataaaatcacagtaCATTTTTGGCACATCTTGCTGAAAAGCTTTTTAGTGTAGGTGTGCACACTTGAAATATTTCATAACTACAAGGAATGATAAAGGCTTCATACGTACGCCTGCTGAGGTAAAGACTGAGGGGAACGGTACCCCACTCTCTCCAGGGCCCTGGGGGAGTTTGCCTGGTCCAGAGTTGAGCAGGTCCCGCAGACTGGACCCCTCAGGTTTGGACTGGGCCATAGTGGAGCCCAGTAAAAGGCTGTTAAATAGCTTAGGGCTGGAAGCAGAAGGCTTTGACAGGGCACTAAGTGAGTCCAGGCCAAAGGGAGGCCGACTGTCTCGACTCATCATGGAGCGAAGTGAACCAGATTCTGTCAGAAGatgacaagaagacagtgatGTAACTTCAACTTTAGTATtgattttgcctttttttgtgcACTGAGGATACATTGACTCAGCATTTGCTTTTTCCTACTTACCCTTGGTGTCATCCTTGGCCTTCTGTGTGGCCAAGTCTGCCAACCAGTGCAAAGCAGAGCTGTTGCCCTCTCCTGATGAGCGAGACTCCTTGGCAGCGGTCTGGCTGAGGTTACAGGGGGAGGATGTACCACTGGTGGAGTTACTGGTACTGCCCacagtttctcctcctccactgtctGATGGCACCACTGTTTGCGTAGTTTCTGTTTTGACTGCTGATGCTTCTCCCTCTGATTTTGGAGTGGAGCCAATaccagaggctgcagctgtgaggaCGCCACCACTGCTTGTTGTAGACTGCTGAGATAAGCACAACCAGACATTAAAGCTTctcaaaatgcagaaatgcaGAACAAAGTAAACGATGATCTGGCACAAGAGTACCTGTGAAATCCCATTGGGGGCACTAGGGCGCACTAGAGGCTTGGTGTGTCGACTGGCACAAGGACAATTGGCCTTAATGCCCCACTTTCCTCTCGCTGAGTGCACCATGTCACCTATGTTGTAAAGAGCTAAAGGAGAAAGATGACAAAATTGATCATGTTTAGTACTCAATGCTTGCAAGGAGGGGCTTGATAGATTTATGATTTAATCATAGTATATGTTACCTGTCCCAGGTATAATCTGCGTAGGCATGAGGTTCTGTGGCTCATGAGGTTGGCCTTTGGCACACTTCAACCAAGCAAATACCTCATCCTCTGGACCTTCATCTACATCTGCGGGAAAGGACATATTGAAAGATCTCACTCAATATTAGCCTTGCCAACACATTTCTATTAttgtaataaaaaaatatgcaatacaataaaacaagtcATTTTAACACAACACTCTGGTGAAGTGGTTAACTTAGCTCTTAAGGTCCCTAAATGTCAGTGTAATGACTCACCCTCCCTGGGCCTGTTCCTGCGGAGCCGATAGCAGTCCAAACACACTCCAAAGCCACACTTGCGACACACCCAATGGATGTTGAACAAGGTGGTCTCACACACGTCACACATTTCTCGGACACCTCGTACAGCACGTTTCCACGCCACTTTCTCTGAAAGATAGGTCAACAAAAAACAGGATTATatacataaaaaatacatacagagaCAAAATGTAAGACAAAATGCGAAAGACAAGATAACATGCTACATATGAAGATAAGACATGGTATCAGATGAGATCAGTCAGATGTATTTGTACTCACGGTGAGGCTCCACCATCATCATGGCCTCCTTCTCAGACATGACCAACTGACAGAACTGGTCTCCCACATTGGCCAGGATGTACTTGGATGTATCGAGATCAAGGCCCTCTTGGACAGCTGGCGCAGGTAGCCACAGACCCATGGCCATGGAATCGCTCTGCTGAGGACTTAGGAAGCCTTCCACACGCAGTACACCTTTACGAGTGAAAGCCAACCTGGTCacaggcaaaaaaataaaaaaataaatcgaCCATCAAACAAAAGCTTAATTTAGTAACATGTTACTGCTTGCTCTGTTCTGATAACTTTCCTCTATGACGCAATGAAAGACATTGAGCAGCACTGGAGTAGTACCTTCTGAAGTGGAAGAAACGACAGGCCACATTTGGGTCATCGTCTTCATCGCTGTCTTCTTCTGTAGTTCGATATTTACGGTAACGCTCCAGACGGCACTCACGGCACTTATGCAGGTGAGGGGCTACATTGATGCAGGAGCCATCCTGGAGAAAGGACTCACCAGATTGCTTCAGGCGTCGCACTTTGCTTTGGTCTTTTAGTACAGACTGGCCCACTGGAGGAGACAACTTAGCATTAATTTCCTTGCTTAGTTTGCCATCAAAAACGATTCTGGGGTTCTCAAGAGTGGACGAGACTTACCTTTGAAAGGCTTGTTACGTGGACGGCTCTTAGCAGCCCCTTGAACTTTAGATTTCTGCAGCATGGCCGCATCCTTAGCAGGGTGTGGTGGTCCTCCTGGGATTTGGCCTTTCTCTGGGCCTTCCTCATTTTCACTCAGGTCTGACAGGTCACTGTTGCTGCTGGAGTCAGAGTCACGTTTGGACGATTGGCCTCTTTCCTCCAGGGTAAACTTCTGAGACTGGCTCTGGTCAAAGGACAAGGGGACCTCCTCCTTTCCATCAGGGCCAGTGCTTCCAAACATGGGGCAGCCTGAGGTGGATGAAGGCATTTCCCCAACTTCTTGCTCCTCCTTTGCCACAGTCCCATCACTCTGTGAcctctgtgatgaggccgatgctggagaggaggatgagctgggtgaagcagctgctgagagTGCTGGGAAAGGAGATGACAGAATCCCTTTGGGTGGCTCTGCCATAGTGAACAGATTTGGCTTGCTGTCCGAGGCTGGACCAAGGGTCTGTGGCTCAGCCCCAGTGAGGCCTGCAAAGGAGGTATGGGGGGTTTTGTCCCCATATGCCAAAAATGGATTAGCAGGCTCTTTGGAGGCCTGCAGAAAAAGGTTCTGGTGGCTATCTGAAGTATTAAAAGCAGATTGCAGCCCTAAGCCCCCCACAGTAGTCCCATTATTACTGCTCTTCTTAGAAGTACTTTGAGCCCCAGATGCTGCAGCCAGTCCACCAATATTTAGACTAgagcctcttcctcctgctgagcTACCCACACCCTGAAAGGCCGATGACGATTTGTTGAGCACACCATTTCCTGTCAGATGGGTCTCAGGCACTTTAGGCTGCTCGGGCTTTTTCAGGCCCTCAGTGGCTGCGGACTTGAAAAGGCTTGGGGGCTCTTTAGTCAGGCTCTCAGACACTGTGGTGAAGTAATTGGTGTCCTTGGATTGGGTCTGACTAGCAGCTAGGCTTGGGCTGGAGCCAGAATTCTGGGTCATGCACTGGAAAAACAAGTTTTGGTCTTGCTGGGATTGATTCTCAGTCTTTCCTCCACCAAAGCTGAAGCCAAAGGGCCTAGAAGTGTCCTGGGAGGGTGTGGTAGTGGTAGGAGCTCCATTGGTCTGAGAGGTAATATCTCCAAATACAGACGCAGTGGCCTGGGGCAAACGAAAACTTGACGCAGTTTTAGAgccctgaaaacaaaacaatgaagtaAAGCAAAATGACATTAATAACAGGAACAAAACTGTGACTTGTAAAGGTATCATATAATGGTCTTGACAGTACTAATCATGGTGATCGCCTTACCTCAGTCTGGCTTCCCCAGGTGGGGGCTTTAGGACTAAAACccacagaagcagaaagagcCACACTAGGGCCGCTGTCATGCGACCAAGAAATGGTAACAGGCCCCGGGGAAACAAGAGCAGCTGTTTTGGAATAAGCTGACTGGGAGGCCTCCTCTCGGTCTGGCTGAGGGGATGGGGAAGCCTTGGGGGCTGGAGCTCCGGGGACCAGGCTTGGCATCTGGCCTAGTGAGGGGAAAGACGTGGTGGAGAAGGGAGAAGGGGCTGGTttgaggggaggaggggtgggggtgtgagTAGTGGCAGTAGTGGAGTCTGCTGCCCCTTGTGTGGAGAGTGAGCGACCGTTTTCTTTGACGTGGGCAGGATAACGAAGAGGAGTAGCATTTGACTGGTCCATCTGGAGTGAGGAATTGGTGTTGGGGGATGATACTCTGCCCTGAGGAAAGGTTCCCTCTGTAGAGCTTCCATTTTTGGTTGTGCTGCTGACTCTTTCGCCAGAGTCTCCACCCCAGATCCCCATCCCTTCCGCTGGAGTTTTGTTAGAATCACCACAGTTTTGGCCATCACCTCCT from Chaetodon trifascialis isolate fChaTrf1 chromosome 5, fChaTrf1.hap1, whole genome shotgun sequence includes:
- the kdm3b gene encoding lysine-specific demethylase 3B isoform X2 → MGESLELIGKRLLLLLDDGRSANGSEPEKAAWARDWLRGTVQAVSVIGLAAPEVSGGEATTTSTAAGLTVFVEFENASQRCSWVQVYDEGVKAVLVEDSIVWANRTDGTGTTGAPASATAWPALIFRSLVDRVGLGSLVPVEYFGNKSFEFLPDNKTVQRFELDKDIRHPLLLEQPSLQAAISSWHTDFELQEIFRKGSYTIQGRRVRVYQPEFEECWASGLVSQHDPISHIMEITLDKGEENQMVDPRVIHVMLAEEELGKNGRRRKDSETVKGDSGRRRRTASEGEDDLNLKRFKGAGDAGGDGQNCGDSNKTPAEGMGIWGGDSGERVSSTTKNGSSTEGTFPQGRVSSPNTNSSLQMDQSNATPLRYPAHVKENGRSLSTQGAADSTTATTHTPTPPPLKPAPSPFSTTSFPSLGQMPSLVPGAPAPKASPSPQPDREEASQSAYSKTAALVSPGPVTISWSHDSGPSVALSASVGFSPKAPTWGSQTEGSKTASSFRLPQATASVFGDITSQTNGAPTTTTPSQDTSRPFGFSFGGGKTENQSQQDQNLFFQCMTQNSGSSPSLAASQTQSKDTNYFTTVSESLTKEPPSLFKSAATEGLKKPEQPKVPETHLTGNGVLNKSSSAFQGVGSSAGGRGSSLNIGGLAAASGAQSTSKKSSNNGTTVGGLGLQSAFNTSDSHQNLFLQASKEPANPFLAYGDKTPHTSFAGLTGAEPQTLGPASDSKPNLFTMAEPPKGILSSPFPALSAAASPSSSSSPASASSQRSQSDGTVAKEEQEVGEMPSSTSGCPMFGSTGPDGKEEVPLSFDQSQSQKFTLEERGQSSKRDSDSSSNSDLSDLSENEEGPEKGQIPGGPPHPAKDAAMLQKSKVQGAAKSRPRNKPFKVGQSVLKDQSKVRRLKQSGESFLQDGSCINVAPHLHKCRECRLERYRKYRTTEEDSDEDDDPNVACRFFHFRRLAFTRKGVLRVEGFLSPQQSDSMAMGLWLPAPAVQEGLDLDTSKYILANVGDQFCQLVMSEKEAMMMVEPHQKVAWKRAVRGVREMCDVCETTLFNIHWVCRKCGFGVCLDCYRLRRNRPREDVDEGPEDEVFAWLKCAKGQPHEPQNLMPTQIIPGTALYNIGDMVHSARGKWGIKANCPCASRHTKPLVRPSAPNGISQSTTSSGGVLTAAASGIGSTPKSEGEASAVKTETTQTVVPSDSGGGETVGSTSNSTSGTSSPCNLSQTAAKESRSSGEGNSSALHWLADLATQKAKDDTKESGSLRSMMSRDSRPPFGLDSLSALSKPSASSPKLFNSLLLGSTMAQSKPEGSSLRDLLNSGPGKLPQGPGESGVPFPSVFTSAGSDKLKSSLPNFLDHIIASVVETKKAEGRRTGVSEGGELGVLGGRKDGVMGLSVLEPHTSHSWLCDGRLLCLQDPSNSNNWKIFRECWKQGQPVLVSGIDKRLKGHLWKPDAFSKEFGDQDVDLVNCRNCAIISDVKVRDFWDGFQVISKRLQDAEGNPMVLKLKDWPPGEDFRDMMPTRFDDLMDNLPLPEYTKRDGRLNLAARLPNFFVRPDLGPKMYNAYGLISSEDRKVGTTNLHLDVSDAVNVMVYVGIPEGEGDQEQEADISGRQEVMTTIEEGDVDEMTKRRVYEGKEKPGALWHIYAAKDAEKIRELLRKVGEEQGQENPPDHDPIHDQSWYLDQVLRRRLYEEYGVQGWAIVQFLGDAVFIPAGAPHQVHNLYSCIKVAEDFVSPEHVRHCFRLTQEFRHLSTTHTNHEDKLQVKNIIYHAVKDAVGTLKAHEPKRP